The Candidatus Krumholzibacteriia bacterium genomic sequence ACGAGCCTCGAGGAGGCCTCGCGGATCCTGCACGAACACCGGATCGAGAAGCTCCCGGTGGTCGACGCCGAGTTCAACCTGCGCGGGCTGATCACGATCAAGGACATCCAGAAGAAGCTGGACTACCCCGACAGCTGCAAGGACGCCGACGGACGCCTGCGCGTCGGCGCGGCGCTGGGGACCAGTGCGGATCTGATGGAACGCGCCGAGCGGTTGCGGGACGCCAACGTCGACGTGCTCACGCTCGACTCCGCGCACGGCCACACGAAGAACGTGATCGACGCCGCCCGGCGGGTGAAGAAGGAGTTCCCCGACCAGCAGCTGATCGTGGGCAACGTGGCCACGGCCGAGGGCGCGCGCGCCCTGATCGATCTCGGCGCCGACGCCATCAAGGTCGGCATGGGCCCGGGCAGCATCTGCACCACGCGTGTCGTGGCCGGTATCGGCGTGCCGCAGATCTCGGCGATCATGGAGACGGTCGAGGTCGCCGCGAAGCACGACGTACCCGTGATCGCCGACGGCGGGATCAAGTATTCCGGTGATCTGGTGAAGGCGCTGGCCGCCGGCGCCGAGAGCGTCATGCTGGGCAGTCTGTTCGCCGGGACCGAGGAGAGCCCCGGCGAGACCATTCTGTACGAAGGCCGTCAGTACAAGGTCTACCGCGGGATGGGATCGATGAGCGCCATGCAGGAGGGCAGCAAGGACCGCTACTTCCAGGCGGCGACCGACAGCGTCGAGAAGCTCGTGCCCGAGGGCATCGAGGGCCGCGTTCCGTACAAGGGCAAGGTCCGCGACAGCGTCTACCAGCTCATGGGTGGGCTGCGTTCGGGCATGGGCTACTGCGGAGCGGGCACGTTGAAGGAACTGCGCGAGGACACCGAGTTCCTGCGGGTGAGCCCGGCGGCCGTGCGCGAGAGCCACCCGCACGACGTGACGATCACCAAGGAAGCTCCGAACTACCCGCGGCCCTAGCCCCATGGACGGGCGCTCCCTCCCCGATCCCGCGCAGGTGCTCGACCGGGCGCGGGCGGCGGGCTTCGACGCCGCCGGCATCGCACCCGTTTCGGTGCCCGAACACGAGGAACCCCTCCGCGCGTGGTTGGCCGCCGGCCACCACGGCGGCATGGAGTGGATGACGCGCAACACCGAGGTGCGCGTCGACCTGCGCACGCGCTTCTCGTGGGCGCGCAGCGCGATCGTGGTGCTGCGCTCGTACCGAGTCGATCCCGGTCGGAGCGGACTCGCGCGCTTCGTGTCGAGCTACGCGCAGGGGGTCGACTACCACGACGTCCTGCTCGAGCGCCTGCACGATCTGGAAGCGGTGTTGCGCGCCGACGATGCGGGTTTGCAGTCCCACGCCTACGTCGACACCGGCCCCGTGCTCGAACGCCAGCTCGCCGAGGCGGCGGGCCTGGGCTGGACGGCGAACAACACCTTGTTGCTGCACCCGCAGCACGGCAGCCGCTTCTTCCTGGGTGTGCTGATCACCGACCTGCCGCTCGAACCCACGCCGGCGAAGTCCGGATCGTGCGGGACCTGCCGCGCCTGCCAGCCCGCGTGTCCGACCGGTGCTTTCGTCCGGCCCGGTGTGCTCGATGCCCGTCGTTGCATCAGCTACCTGACCATCGAACACCGCGGTCCGATCCCGCGCGCGCTGCGCCCGGCCATGGGGCAGTGGTTGTTCGGCTGTGACCTGTGCCAGACGTGTTGTCCGTTCGAGATCGGTGCTTCCGATGCCGGCGATCCGGCCTTCGAGGGGTCGGAGGCGTTGCTCGAGGTGTCGTTGTCGTCCTTGCTCCGCCTGGACGATGCGGAGTTCCGCGCGCGCTTCCGCAGGACGCCGTTGTGGCGCCCACGGCGGCGGGGACTGCTGCGCAACGCGTTGATCGTGGCGGCGAACGGCGAGCACTTCGACTGCGTGCCGGCGGCGGTGGACCTGCTCGGCGACGCCGAGCCCGTGCTGCGGGAGGCCGCGAGCTGGATGCTGGCGACGTTGGGCGTCGAGGATGCGCGGCCGGCGATCGCGACGGCGCGGGGGTGTGAGGACGAGGAGTGGGTCGTGGCCGGGATGGACGAGGATCTCGGGCGGTTGGGTGTGCGGTGATGCGGGGAGGGCGGGGCGCGTTCATTCCCTGGAGGGCGCGTTCGTTCCCTGGAAGCCGCGCTCATTCCCTGCAAGCCGTGTTCGTTCCCTGGAAGTCGCGGTCGTTCGTCGGTCGACGGTTCGATTCCGGGAGACTCGGGCGATTCGTTCCTCGTGGGTTTCCGGGCGGAACTTCCCCGACGGGTCCTTCTGGTGTGGGCGCTTCCGCGGCGGAAGTGGGGTGTGCGGTGGAGTCTCGTCGTCGGTCTCTCGTTCGCCGGTGATCCCGACAACGCGGCTCGTCGCCCCGTCGGCGTCGATCGAGACGAGTTCGACGTCCATCTGCCCGTGCAGCACGTGGACCGCGTCCGCACTCGGCCCATACGGTGGGCGTCGCCGAGCAGGACTCCTTCGCCGATCTCGGCGCTGCGCCAGCGCAGGCGGGTGTCGATCGGGGCGCCGCCTGGGACCGAAGGAATCATGCGGACGGGGGAGGTTTCGAGCAACACCCGCGGGAACGGCGGCGATTGGCGATGATGTCACTTCCGGTGCGGAAGTCGGAGTTCCCGCGCGGAACATCCCCATCGGACCTCCTTCCGACCACGTCCGCGGCGGAAGTGAGCGTGGTTGGCCGCGTGCTCGACCTCCGCCGCAGCGACCACGGTCTGGATACCGCCGACGACGAAGCCCGGCCGCTACGACGAGCGACCGGGCCGTGGGTTCCGACCGGAACGCGTTCACTTCAGCAGCGTGATCTTCCGCGTCCTCACCTCACCGGCACCAGTGGCCTTCACGAAGTAGACACCCGACGAGACCGACGATCCGTTCGCATCCCGACCGTTCCACGTCACCGTGTGCTCACCGGCCGTGTGGTGGCCGTGGGCGAGCGTCGCGACGACGCGGCCCCGCGGGTCGATCACGTCGACGCGCACGGGTCCGGCCTCGGCCAGGCCGAAGCGGATCTGCGTGCGCGGGTTGAAGGGATTCGGCACCGCGTTCTCGA encodes the following:
- the guaB gene encoding IMP dehydrogenase codes for the protein MTSRIRPEGLTFDDVLLVPRYSEIIPADCDVRTRLTRGIELNTPLVSAAMDTVTEADLAIAMARSGGIGMIHKNMTPEEQASHVDRVKRSESGMITRPITLSAEHRVSEAMALMRKFRISGIPVTRDGKLVGILTNRDLRFIENVDEPISTHMTSEQLVTAPMGTSLEEASRILHEHRIEKLPVVDAEFNLRGLITIKDIQKKLDYPDSCKDADGRLRVGAALGTSADLMERAERLRDANVDVLTLDSAHGHTKNVIDAARRVKKEFPDQQLIVGNVATAEGARALIDLGADAIKVGMGPGSICTTRVVAGIGVPQISAIMETVEVAAKHDVPVIADGGIKYSGDLVKALAAGAESVMLGSLFAGTEESPGETILYEGRQYKVYRGMGSMSAMQEGSKDRYFQAATDSVEKLVPEGIEGRVPYKGKVRDSVYQLMGGLRSGMGYCGAGTLKELREDTEFLRVSPAAVRESHPHDVTITKEAPNYPRP
- the queG gene encoding tRNA epoxyqueuosine(34) reductase QueG; its protein translation is MDGRSLPDPAQVLDRARAAGFDAAGIAPVSVPEHEEPLRAWLAAGHHGGMEWMTRNTEVRVDLRTRFSWARSAIVVLRSYRVDPGRSGLARFVSSYAQGVDYHDVLLERLHDLEAVLRADDAGLQSHAYVDTGPVLERQLAEAAGLGWTANNTLLLHPQHGSRFFLGVLITDLPLEPTPAKSGSCGTCRACQPACPTGAFVRPGVLDARRCISYLTIEHRGPIPRALRPAMGQWLFGCDLCQTCCPFEIGASDAGDPAFEGSEALLEVSLSSLLRLDDAEFRARFRRTPLWRPRRRGLLRNALIVAANGEHFDCVPAAVDLLGDAEPVLREAASWMLATLGVEDARPAIATARGCEDEEWVVAGMDEDLGRLGVR